The following proteins come from a genomic window of Edaphobacter sp. 4G125:
- a CDS encoding mannitol dehydrogenase family protein, which produces MKIADHPPITLCMENFSELSRRAQVPKYNRAELVPGIVHFGVGGFNRSHLAVYLDDLLHHPAEPRWGECGIGLLPGDLKIHQALKSQDYLYCVLTRDASTRDLRLIGSLTEHIFAPAAQEAVLQRLSAPECEIVSLTVTEGGYFIEDATRRFCTEHSDVLHDLEFPLSPRTFLGYLASAAERRMRNGGKPFTVMSCDNVQGNGEIARQALVAFATLRNDKLGAWIEANVAFPNSMVDRITPATTEEDRHSINAAFGIVDKSPVVTEPFRQWIIEDSFAGARPRFELAGAEIASDVKPYEITKMRLLNGGHSTLAYVAAVLGYTLVSDAAADPLIHRLVQTYLEETTPAVPHIAGLDLNSYKASILHRFANPTIRDQVMRICSEASAKIAKFIMPTVPELLKQQRRPRVIPFVIASWLHAIRGRDDRGNSFTIADASGHLFTEFLAQGGGNAKLALNATSVFGDIASQSTQFVNDVQQNLDRLRKDGVYAGITSVIAS; this is translated from the coding sequence ATGAAGATTGCTGATCATCCGCCCATAACTCTTTGCATGGAGAACTTCTCCGAGTTGTCACGGCGAGCCCAGGTGCCGAAGTACAACCGGGCTGAGCTTGTTCCCGGCATCGTTCACTTTGGCGTCGGGGGATTCAATCGCTCGCATCTCGCTGTCTATCTCGACGACCTTCTACATCATCCGGCAGAGCCGCGATGGGGCGAGTGCGGCATAGGACTGCTTCCTGGCGACCTGAAGATTCACCAGGCCCTCAAGAGCCAGGATTATCTTTACTGCGTTTTGACCCGGGATGCCAGTACACGCGATTTGAGGCTCATCGGCTCACTGACGGAACACATTTTCGCTCCCGCAGCACAGGAGGCGGTACTGCAACGGCTCAGTGCCCCGGAGTGCGAGATTGTCTCTCTTACTGTTACTGAAGGCGGATACTTCATCGAAGACGCGACGCGACGCTTCTGTACTGAGCACTCAGATGTGCTGCATGATCTTGAATTCCCCCTTTCGCCACGCACCTTTCTCGGCTATCTTGCCTCTGCGGCAGAACGGCGTATGCGCAATGGCGGTAAGCCATTCACAGTTATGTCGTGCGACAACGTGCAAGGAAATGGAGAGATCGCTCGCCAGGCTTTGGTTGCGTTTGCAACATTGCGCAACGACAAGCTGGGCGCATGGATCGAAGCCAATGTCGCCTTTCCCAACAGCATGGTCGACCGCATTACTCCGGCTACAACGGAAGAGGATCGTCATTCCATCAATGCTGCATTCGGCATCGTGGATAAGTCTCCAGTCGTCACCGAGCCGTTCCGCCAATGGATCATCGAAGACTCATTCGCCGGTGCTCGCCCGCGATTTGAACTGGCAGGCGCGGAGATCGCCAGCGACGTCAAGCCCTACGAGATTACAAAGATGCGCTTGCTCAACGGTGGGCACTCCACACTGGCTTATGTCGCTGCGGTCCTGGGCTACACTTTGGTGTCGGACGCTGCTGCCGATCCTCTAATTCATCGGCTTGTACAAACGTACCTAGAAGAGACAACGCCTGCCGTTCCGCATATTGCAGGTCTCGATCTGAACAGTTACAAGGCGAGCATCCTGCACCGATTCGCAAATCCTACGATTCGCGATCAGGTGATGCGCATCTGCTCGGAGGCGTCCGCAAAGATTGCGAAATTTATCATGCCCACTGTTCCAGAGTTGCTGAAGCAGCAACGGCGTCCAAGAGTAATCCCGTTTGTGATCGCCAGTTGGTTGCATGCCATAAGGGGCAGGGATGATCGCGGCAATTCGTTTACGATTGCCGACGCATCGGGCCATCTCTTCACCGAATTCCTCGCGCAAGGCGGCGGTAATGCAAAGCTCGCACTCAACGCAACCTCGGTGTTTGGCGATATCGCCTCTCAGTCCACGCAGTTCGTGAACGACGTGCAACAGAATCTTGACCGGTTGCGCAAAGATGGCGTTTACGCAGGAATAACCTCGGTTATCGCCTCATAG
- a CDS encoding GntR family transcriptional regulator: MTKLRKNGNPLRAEDSDQPKYKLIFDALRQGIASGEYKEGARLPSEGELSRRFAASRMTVVKAMRELQQQGLVVRRVGSGTYAAPQQGKGNGLFGLLIPELGETEIFEPICQGMAQFSHSRQHSLIWGNLNSGEKKEQIAEELCHQYIKRGVSGVFFAPLELTRSKDRVNHKILVALDRAQIPVVLLDRCVSPYPLRSRYDLVGVENRRTAYIATEHLINQGAKKIAFFAKELSASTVDARIAGYREALTTHRQNGTHDLAFRGEPSDDALVASILAKHKPDAFLAANDHTAANLMQSLMRLGRSIPDEIRIVGIDDVRYASLLPIPLTTQHQPCPQIGMVAMSTMLQRLESPDLPARDILLSCSLVVRESCGARLVK; encoded by the coding sequence TTGACCAAACTGCGAAAAAACGGGAATCCATTGAGAGCAGAAGACTCAGATCAGCCGAAGTACAAACTGATTTTTGATGCACTTCGACAAGGCATTGCCTCCGGTGAGTACAAGGAGGGAGCCCGGCTGCCCAGCGAGGGAGAGTTGAGCCGACGTTTTGCTGCCTCGCGCATGACGGTGGTAAAGGCAATGCGCGAGCTGCAGCAACAGGGACTCGTAGTGCGCCGGGTTGGTTCAGGAACATATGCGGCTCCCCAGCAGGGCAAGGGAAATGGCCTGTTTGGTCTCCTGATCCCAGAGTTGGGAGAAACGGAGATCTTCGAGCCTATCTGTCAGGGAATGGCGCAGTTCTCCCACTCCAGACAACATTCGCTAATCTGGGGCAACCTAAACTCCGGCGAGAAGAAAGAACAGATTGCCGAGGAGCTTTGCCATCAGTACATCAAACGCGGGGTCTCCGGTGTCTTCTTCGCGCCGCTCGAACTGACGCGCTCCAAGGACCGCGTCAACCACAAGATTCTTGTCGCCCTGGATCGCGCACAAATCCCCGTAGTTTTGCTGGATCGCTGTGTTTCTCCATATCCTCTGCGCAGCCGTTATGACCTGGTAGGCGTTGAAAACCGGCGTACCGCATACATCGCGACCGAGCATCTCATCAACCAAGGCGCGAAAAAGATAGCATTTTTTGCCAAGGAACTTTCCGCTTCTACAGTCGATGCCCGCATCGCGGGGTATCGCGAGGCGCTGACCACTCATCGGCAAAATGGCACGCACGATCTTGCGTTTCGTGGGGAACCGTCCGATGACGCTCTGGTTGCATCGATCCTCGCGAAACACAAACCCGACGCATTTCTTGCGGCAAACGATCATACCGCTGCCAACCTCATGCAGAGTCTTATGCGTTTAGGCCGCAGCATCCCCGACGAAATTCGCATCGTTGGCATCGATGACGTTCGCTATGCCAGCCTGCTCCCGATTCCTCTCACCACGCAGCATCAGCCTTGTCCGCAGATCGGGATGGTAGCGATGTCCACGATGTTGCAGCGACTGGAAAGCCCGGACCTTCCGGCCCGGGACATCTTGCTGAGTTGCTCTCTGGTAGTACGTGAGTCCTGTGGCGCAAGACTTGTGAAATAA